The genomic window TGCCCCCCGGGACTCTCCAGAGGTGACTAAGCATTGCCTGTCCCCGAGGAAGTCATTTGCAGAGGGCTGAGAGGGAAGCTCCTGGGAGAGAAATCAGAACCTGCAGCCTCCTCAGATTCCCTGCGGGAATGAAGCCATGGGCCTGGGACCGGTATTGCCCATAAGGGGGTGGTGTGGGGAAGGGACCAAGGCCTGCCTGAATACAGGGGGAGGTCAGGGAGGCTCCAGGTCCATGTGGACAGCTGTTCACCTCAGCAATGGCTGACTCCTCTTTGAGACCACCCATTTGCTCTCCCAACAAGATGGTTGTGACACCCATGAGGGGGTGGACATGGAAGCACTTTTTGCAAATGACAAAGTGCTGCACAGTGGAAACCTTCCTGTCACCATCGGGGCCATGTGGCCTTGGACACAGATGCGAGGGCTTCAGGGTCTAGTCCCCCATGGTGTCCCCTAAAGAGACATCCACTCAGCCTCTGTGAGGTTCCCAGGCACTGCCCTCTCCACCATAACCCTGTCTCCTGATTTCCAGCTTGCAGAATCCTCCTGAGGGAGCTGGAGGAGACTCGGGACCTGAACTACCTTCTGGAAAGGTGAGGAGCTTCCCCCTTCTGTCCCTGTCCTCCTTCCTACCAGGGCCTCTGATGCAACCCTAAGGCCTGGTGGTGATCTGGGAGGGGGAGGTCCCGGGAAGGGGACAGGAGGGGACTGAAGCCCTGGGGCAGGCTTAGGCAGAGCTTTGTGAAGTCAGCAGTCGGGGAGGTGGAGGAGCTGGGGTCCCCAGGTGTCCACCCCTCCCAGCTTCCCGGCCCCACATACCCCTGGCTGCAGCTTGTGCCTCTTGTCTCCTGCAGCCACCTGAGGAAGCTCGCTGGTGAAGGCAGCTCCCACTTGCCCTTAGGTGGAGACCCCCTGGGTGACGTGTGTAAACCAGTGCCTGCTAAGGCCCACCAGCCACATGGGAAATGCATGCAAGATCCGTCTCCTGCCAGCTTGTCCCCACCAGCTCCCCCAGCTCCTCTGGCCTCCACCCTGTCACCAGGCCCGATGACCTTCTCAGAGCCTTTTGGACCACACTCCACCCTGAGTGCCTCTGGGCCACCAGAGCCCTTGCTTCCCCTAAaatgccctgcatcccagccacatGTGGTTTTTCCTCCTTCACCACAGCCGCATGGTCCCCTGGCCTCTCCACCTCCACccgactccagcctggatggactTCAGTGTGGCTCCACAACATGCCCTGTCCCCCAGAGGTCCCCTCTACACAACCAGGTGCTGCCTCCTCCAACCAGGGTGATCTCTGGCCTGGGATGCTCCAGCGATCCCATTCGGGACCTCTATTGCTGGAGGGAGGCTGCCACCACCTGGGGCCTCTCCAGCTACTCACATGGCCAATCCCAGCCACAGCATCTTCCCGACCACCCCTCAGAGGCTTCCTTCTGGGGAGACCCCACACTCAGGCACATGGAGGTAGGTGGCTGCACATTCATCCACCCTGACGTGCAGAAGCTGCTGGAGACTCTCATCGCCAAGAGAGCACTGATGAAGatgtggcaggagaaagaaaggaaacggGCCGACCACCTGCACATGACATCACTGGGGAAGGAGTGGGACATCACGACCCTAAATCTCTTCTGGAACGTGTCAACCCAACCACAGCAGCTGCCCCATCCTCAGCAAGTCTCTGATGCCACAGCTGTGGGGGACCACTTACAGCAGAAACGCAGCCAGCTTTTCTGGGACCTCCCCTCTCTCAATAGCGAGTCCCTGGCGGCCACAGTCTGGGTTTCTAGGAACACTTCCTCACAGAATGCACACTCTGTACCACTGGATAAAGCCTCCACTTCTCTTCCAGGTGAACCTGAGGTTGAGGCATCCTCACAGCTTTCCCAGACACcgccccagccccaccacatgGCCCAGCCCCaacatttcactccagcctggccccaGTCCCAGCCCCCGCCTTTGGCTGGGATCCAGACCCAGGCCCACCTCTCACCCCCTGTCCCAAGCCTGGGGTGCTCTTCTCCACCCCAGATTAGGGGCTGTAGGGCATCTTACCCTACATCCCAGGAGAGGACACAGTCTGTCATCCCCACTGGAAAGGAGTATCTTGAATGGCCCTTGAAGAAGCGACCAAAGTGGAAGAGGGCTTTGCCCTCTCTCCTCAAAAAGTCTCAGGCTGTCCTAAGCCAGCCCACTACCCACCTTCCCCAAGAGAGGCCAGCCTCCTGGAGCCCCAAGTCAGCCCCCATCCTTCCCGGGGTTGCCACCAGCCCTGAGCTCCCAGAGCACTGGTGGCAAGGAAGGAGTGCCATCCACCAGGAGCAGTCCTGTGGCCCTCCCAGCAGATTGCAGGCATCTGGGGACCTGCTACAGCCTGATGGAGAATTCCCAGGGAGGCCCCAGCATCAGGCAGAAGACACGCAGCAGGCCATCTTGCCCTCCCAGCCTTCTGAATTTGCAGGGAAGGGCAGGAAGGATGTGCAGAAGACCGGGTTCAGGAGCTCCGGAAGGTTCTCTGGAAGGGGTGCTTAGGGTCCAAACTAGGGCCGGACCCAAGCCAGGATCGAGGCTCAGGAAGGACCTCAGTGAAGGCTCTGGACGAAGACAAGGAGGAGGCAGAAGGTGACTTATGGAGGTCCTGGAAGTACCAATCAGTAAGTTCCACACCCAGGGACCCAGACAAAGAGCATCTGGAAAACAAGCTGCAAATCCATCTGGCCAGGAACGTAGGGGAGATCAAAGAGGGCTGGATCCCCATGCCTGTGCATCACTCCTGGCTCGTGGCCAAATGTGCTGTTCCCAAGTCTGACACCCACAGGAAACCTGGGAAGCTGGCATCCTGGAGGGGTGGGAAAGCCCACGTGAACACCTCCCAGAAGctttccttcctccatccctgcACCCAGCACATACTGGAAGTACATCTTTTACGATTCCGTGTGAGGCACAGGTGGGGTACAGACCTCCAGTCCCTGGAGCCCATAAATGTCTGGTCAGGTGAGGCTCAGGCCCCGCCCTTCCCACAATCCACCTTTACCCCCTGGGCCTCCTGGGTATCTCGGGTTGAATCTGTACCCAAGGTTCCCATTTTCCTGGGAAAACGTCCTCAGAATGGTCCAGGAGACAACAGAACAACAAGCAAGTCAGTCCCGACCGTGAGTGGCCCTCTCGCTGCCCTACCACCTGAGCAGGAGGGAGTCCAGAGGCCCCCGAGAGGGTCCCAGTCAGCTGACACCCTTTCCGACTGGACACAAGGACAGGGGGTGTTCTCAGCCCCCAACATGCAGCCTTGTGGGCAGAACCTGGCAGAGCAGGACTGTCCTGGAATCCGGGAAACCCCAACCCAGACTAGAGGGGAGTATGGGTTCAGAAATGGCTGGGACTGAGGCATGGCTTGAGAGTGAGAGCATGTCCTCAGGAGACTCCTGTAGTAGCAGAGCCCTGCAAGAGCTCAGCATAGGGTCCCAGCGGGCAAGGGCTGAAGACGCCCTGCAGGCATTGAAGGTGGGGGAGGAGAAGCCCCCCACTTGGGAAGTCACCCTGGGAGCCAGTGTGAGGGCAAGTTCGGGAAGTGTTCAGGAGGATCTGAGGAGCACAGGGGCTCTGGGGACCACCAGTAACCCCTCAGCGTCTACAGTCTGTGTTGCTCAGGATCCAGAGCAGCTGCACCTGAAAGCGCAGGTGGTCAGTGAGATTGCGCTCATAGTGCAGGTGGACCCAGAGGAGCAGCTGCCAGGCCGTGCCTCGGGCATCCTCCTCCAGGACAGCGCCACAAGCCCATGCCTTCCAGGCCGCCACATGGACATGCTCACCGCCGCAGACAGGCCGCCCACTCAGGCCCCTCTGTCCACCTCCCAGAGTGTGTCTGGTAAGAACACGACAGCTTCCCAGGGGCCATGTGCCCTCCTATGAAAGGGAGGGGACAGTCCAGGGCAGCAGGAGCCTGGGAGACCAAAAGCAAAGGCCCCACAGAAGAGTCAGAAGACGCTGGGCTCTGCGGACAAGGGCGAGGCCCGCAGGAGGCCCAGAACAGGGGAGCAGGGACACAGGTCCAAGGGATCCAGGACCTCTGAAGCCAGTGGGAGGAGCCACCCTGCCCAAGCCAGGGAAATAGgagacaaacaaaaaaggaaataaaaccagCCTCAGCTGGAGAAGGGACAGACACCACCAGAAAGCCACTTCCAGAGAAAGATCAGTCACCATCAACAAGGTCTACACTCCAGGAAAGGAGGTACAGGGTGGGAAGATGTCCTGCAGAAAGGCAAGCCTGGGGCAGATGCTTTCCAGAGCTGGGGGTCTGGCCCACCAAGGCAGTTTATGGACTGCATGGCTGATGAAGCCTGGACCATCAGCAGAGTTGTGGGACAAATCCTGGTGAACAAACTGGGGCTTCAGGGGGGACGTGGTCCCTCAGAGGTCAATCGCCACAAAGGTGACTTCCACGCCCAGGAGAATGTGCCTTCCTGCTGCCACAGGGGTCACTGCCACCAAGAACGTAGCAGAGAGATGAGAGCTCTGGCCTGCAGCCCTAAAGCCACTCCCAAGGGCCACCAATGTCCTGTCAAAAACAGGGGcatcagagacagagacagcagttgggctccacctcccagggagcCTGTATCCCCAGCTGGTCCCCACCACCACAGGCCACGAATGGCAAGCACCTCGGGCGGCCCCCACCACAGCCGCAGGAACTGAGGTCTACACAGAGGTGTCTTGCCTCCCAAACCAGACCAGGCTTCTTGCATGACTCCTGGGGTAGACGGGGTTCTACTCAAATAAAACTGATGCCTACACAATAAACCTGTCCTGCGTGGGTGATTACAGCCGCCATGTGTTCATGACGTTCACGGAGAAGTTCCCAATATACCTGCTTTCCCTGCAGAGGGGGTGGCTTCTGTCTGTGCCATGCTAGGGGGCAGGAAAGGGCACAGCATCCGCTCCTTCTGAGTGCGGCTTCCAGAATGGCTGGGCCTGGAGGAGGCTGGCAAGGACGTGGAGGACCCCCTCTTCTCCCTGTCCAGGGAGAAACCGTGTCTGGTTTCCAAACTGTGTCATGACCCAGAGCCTTCAGGACGTGTAAGGACAGCAAACCCTATGGAGACTCCACCCGGgatctggctcactgcatcttcatTCTCACTAAGGTAACTTCTGTGCTGCTGTAGGAGCTGGGTCTGCAGGGGCCTCATGGACTGAGAGGGTGGTAGGCTCCCCTCAGGCTGGAGGAGTGATGGATCCCAGCAGCCTCCCTGCCCCATGGTAGCCTGGGAATGTGGGGGTGTCCTGTACTGGCCCTGGGTCAGAGGAGGGACAGCTCCTTCTCTGATGTCCTGGTGGGGAAGAGATGACACCCTCCCCAGACCCCTCCCTACCTGCTGAGTTCTGGGATGGACCTGGGCCCCGCCAGCACTTGGCTCAGCCTTGATAACACCCCTGGGTTTGCATCTGGTGTCCCCTGCCTCACTCTCCAGAGCAGTCCCCCAGCCCACTAGTGTGGGGTGTCTGTTTCAGGAGGCACCCAGGGCTGCTGCCTGCCCCTCTGGTGGGACTCTGTGGTTAGGAACCACAGGAGGGGACCTTAGGCCCAGGGTGAGAGGTGGGGAGAAGAATCAGGGAAGACGAACATAAGTTCGCAAGTGCAGGACCCACAAGCTGCCCACAGCTGTAACCAGGGTCCTCACAGTCTGGTGACCATTACAAGCAAAAGTGGTCAGTGCCACTCCCAGGGGAGAGGGACCCAGAAGGCAAGGTCTGGCCTGGGTTACACAGCACATCTATGGATCCAAGCCCAGGTGCCAGCAGGGGA from Pongo abelii isolate AG06213 chromosome 13, NHGRI_mPonAbe1-v2.0_pri, whole genome shotgun sequence includes these protein-coding regions:
- the LOC100454818 gene encoding LOW QUALITY PROTEIN: spermatogenesis-associated protein 31E1 (The sequence of the model RefSeq protein was modified relative to this genomic sequence to represent the inferred CDS: inserted 4 bases in 3 codons; substituted 2 bases at 2 genomic stop codons), producing MGNLVIPLGKGRAGRGESGQRIPSPAPRPSVGCTGDDIALQMEKMLFPLKSASATWLSPSSTPWMMDFILTSVCGLVLLFLLLLYIHSDPPSPPPGRNRSSREPQTERSGRSRSRKISALKACRILLRELEETRDLNYLLESHLRKLAGEGSSHLPLGGDPLGDVCKPVPAKAHQPHGKCMQDPSPASLSPPAPPAPLASTLSPGPMTFSEPFGPHSTLSASGPPEPLLPLKCPASQPHVVFPPSPQPHGPLASPPPPDSSLDGLQCGSTTCPVPQRSPLHNQVLPPPTRVISGLGCSSDPIRDLYCWREAATTWGLSSYSHGQSQPQHLPDHPSEASFWGDPTLRHMEVGGCTFIHPDVQKLLETLIAKRALMKMWQEKERKRADHLHMTSLGKEWDITTLNLFWNVSTQPQQLPHPQQVSDATAVGDHLQQKRSQLFWDLPSLNSESLAATVWVSRNTSSQNAHSVPLDKASTSLPGEPEVEASSQLSQTPPQPHHMAQPQHFTPAWPQSQPPPLAGIQTQAHLSPPVPSLGCSSPPQIRGCRASYPTSQERTQSVIPTGKEYLEWPLKKRPKWKRALPSLLKKSQAVLSQPTTHLPQERPASWSPKSAPILPGVATSPELPEHWWQGRSAIHQEQSCGPPSRLQASGDLLQPDGEFPGRPQHQAEDTQQAILPSQPSEFAGKGRKDVQKTGFRSSGRFSXKGCLGSKLGPDPSQDRGSGRTSVKALDEDKEEAEGDLWRSWKYQSVSSTPRDPDKEHLENKLQIHLARNVGEIKEGWIPMPVHHSWLVAKCAVPKSDTHRKPGKLASWRGGKAHVNTSQKLSFLHPCTQHILEVHLLRFRVRHRWGTDLQSLEPINVWSGEAQAPPFPQSTFTPWASWVSRVESVPKVPIFLGKRPQNGPGDNRTTSKSVPTVSGPLAALPPEQEGVQRPPRGSQSADTXFPTGHKDRGCSQPPTCSLVGRTWQSRTVLESGKPQPRLEGSMGSEMAGTEAWLESESMSSGDSCSSRALQELSIGSQRARAEDALQALKVGEEKPPTWEVTLGASVRASSGSVQEDLRSTGALGTTSNPSASTVCVAQDPEQLHLKAQVVSEIALIVQVDPEEQLPGRASGILLQDSATSPCLPGRHMDMLTAADRPPTQAPLSTSQSVSGKNTTASQGPCALLXKGGDSPGQQEPGRPKAKAPQKSQKTLGSADKGEARRRPRTGEQGHRSKGSRTSEASGRSHPAQAREIGDKQKRKXNQPQLEKGQTPPESHFQRKISHHQQGLHSRKGGTGWEDVLQKGKPGADAFQSWGSGPPRQFMDCMADEAWTISRVVGQILVNKLGLQGGRGPSEVNRHKGDFHAQENVPSCCHRGHCHQERSREMRALACSPKATPKGHQCPVKNRGIRDRDSSWAPPPREPVSPAGPHHHRPRMASTSGGPHXQPQELRSTQRCLASQTRPGFLHDSWGRRGSTQIKLMPTQ